One segment of Acidobacteriota bacterium DNA contains the following:
- a CDS encoding tetratricopeptide repeat protein gives MVVRILPLVLAVVFAATYLAGQTSDKPTERSREADESSSRDTRIDISPPKDDEKAHPYSKAAVADLEEEDKTEGSDVQEFHPWNPMKALKDVEVGDFYFKRKNYKAALERYKEALFYKDNDAMASLRLAECQEKLGDKVEAKKYYEQYLKILPEGEFAKEAHAGLERLGKSTASAK, from the coding sequence ATGGTTGTGCGAATCCTTCCACTCGTTCTCGCCGTAGTCTTTGCGGCAACTTACCTGGCTGGGCAGACTTCCGACAAGCCCACCGAGCGCAGTCGCGAGGCCGACGAGAGTTCCAGCCGCGATACCCGGATCGATATCAGTCCTCCCAAGGACGATGAGAAGGCGCATCCCTACAGCAAGGCAGCTGTGGCCGATCTTGAAGAGGAAGACAAGACGGAAGGTTCGGATGTGCAGGAATTCCATCCTTGGAATCCGATGAAGGCGCTGAAGGACGTCGAGGTGGGAGATTTCTACTTCAAGCGCAAGAACTACAAGGCGGCGCTGGAACGTTACAAAGAGGCCCTCTTCTACAAAGACAATGACGCGATGGCTAGTCTACGTTTGGCGGAATGCCAGGAAAAGCTGGGCGACAAGGTTGAAGCCAAGAAATACTACGAGCAGTATCTGAAGATCCTCCCTGAAGGCGAGTTTGCCAAAGAGGCGCATGCTGGGCTGGAGCGGCTGGGGAAGTCGACGGCCAGCGCCAAGTAG
- a CDS encoding OmpA family protein, which translates to MNRIAMTLMLSGALAATIGCSSKNYVRQQTTPLINKTNELDDLTAKNSKDIKDVDQRAQAGIQGVQAKAAEVDQKALAAGKQADDAQLLANNATQRVDSLTNTVVNLDNYRSVADSSVLFGFNKDNLTKQAKEELDQLATSVATTKGYIITVEGATDSVGSSEYNYDLSQRRANSVIQYLASEKSIPAHKIYLIGLGKDKPVETNKTAEGRKKNRRVDVHLMTNTTGGAPAPAAAPAPTANNNPPSSL; encoded by the coding sequence ATGAATCGTATTGCAATGACCCTAATGTTGTCTGGTGCGCTCGCGGCCACGATTGGCTGCTCGAGCAAGAACTATGTTCGCCAGCAGACCACGCCGCTGATCAACAAGACCAACGAACTGGACGACTTGACTGCGAAAAATTCGAAAGACATCAAGGATGTCGATCAACGCGCCCAGGCTGGAATCCAAGGCGTGCAGGCGAAAGCCGCTGAAGTCGACCAGAAAGCCCTGGCGGCCGGCAAACAGGCTGATGACGCGCAGTTGCTCGCAAACAATGCGACGCAGCGTGTCGATAGCCTGACCAATACCGTCGTCAACCTCGACAACTACCGTTCGGTGGCGGATTCGTCGGTATTGTTCGGATTCAACAAAGACAACCTGACCAAGCAAGCCAAAGAAGAGCTGGATCAGTTGGCTACTAGCGTTGCCACGACCAAGGGATACATCATCACCGTGGAAGGTGCGACGGACTCGGTAGGCAGCTCGGAATACAACTACGATCTGAGCCAGCGCCGCGCTAACTCCGTGATCCAATACCTGGCGTCGGAGAAGAGCATTCCGGCTCACAAGATCTACCTGATCGGATTGGGCAAAGACAAGCCGGTTGAGACCAACAAGACTGCGGAAGGCCGCAAAAAGAATCGCCGCGTGGATGTGCACCTGATGACCAACACCACGGGCGGCGCGCCGGCTCCGGCAGCAGCGCCAGCACCGACAGCGAACAACAATCCGCCGTCGTCGCTGTAA
- the argS gene encoding arginine--tRNA ligase, producing MYRHLERRLSETVRGFLKRTYDLDVVNIVIEQPPKIEFGEYALPLAFELAKKLRKAPRKIAEEIVAGIGTVPGFEKFEIAGAGYINVRVNRAEVAAALVADHEPADEVPPGKVLVEHSSINPNKAAHIGHLRNAILGDTFVRLLRCADREVDVQNYIDNTGVQVADVVVGFLHIEQKTRAEIEALATAPKFDFYCWDLYARASQWYAQDKQNLQARLATLHAIEQGNNETAAIAELISVAVLRRHLETMDRLDIEYDFLPRESEILHLDFWSAAFEKLKEAGVLTFEEAGKNKGCWVMRRAGTAKALTTEVTEGTEEGNISEEDQKVIVRSNGTVGYVGKDIAYHMWKFGLLGRDFGYRKFFRYPNQHDCWISTEHGEKDHPHFGDVAEIYNVIDARQAEAQNTVIEALRGLGHNEAADRYTHFSYEMVALTPRCAAELGYELSDEDKARPWIEVSGRKGFGVKADDLIDKLIASARKEVDSRHPEISDTERAEIATQIAIGALRFFMLKYTKPSVIAFDFKDALSFEGETGPYAQYAVVRAMNIFRKGGFDPAKFVAEAHGDGASPVSTADFAKYLDGPEGDAIWELWLTAAKTSFIVRQCIATTEPAYLAKHAFQMAQLFNTFYHRHPILVEADEGRKAFLLTTAAVARRELTRVLSALGISVPSVM from the coding sequence TTGTACCGACACCTGGAACGCCGGCTAAGCGAAACTGTGCGCGGATTTTTGAAGCGCACCTATGACCTTGATGTGGTCAATATCGTCATTGAACAGCCTCCGAAAATTGAGTTTGGAGAATACGCGCTGCCGCTGGCTTTCGAGCTTGCGAAGAAGCTGCGCAAGGCTCCACGCAAGATTGCGGAGGAGATTGTCGCGGGAATTGGAACGGTGCCGGGGTTTGAGAAATTTGAGATTGCCGGGGCGGGATATATCAACGTGCGGGTTAACCGTGCGGAAGTAGCGGCGGCGCTGGTTGCTGACCATGAACCGGCTGACGAAGTTCCTCCGGGCAAGGTGCTGGTCGAGCATTCCAGTATTAATCCCAATAAAGCGGCGCACATCGGACATCTGCGGAACGCGATCCTTGGCGACACTTTTGTCCGGTTGCTGCGGTGTGCGGACAGGGAAGTCGACGTTCAGAATTACATCGACAATACCGGGGTGCAGGTCGCCGATGTCGTGGTGGGATTTCTGCACATCGAACAAAAGACACGGGCGGAGATTGAGGCGCTGGCAACGGCTCCGAAATTTGATTTCTATTGCTGGGATCTCTATGCACGGGCTTCGCAGTGGTACGCGCAGGATAAGCAGAACCTGCAGGCGCGGCTCGCGACTCTGCATGCGATCGAACAAGGGAATAACGAAACGGCGGCGATCGCGGAGTTGATTTCGGTGGCGGTGCTACGGCGGCATCTGGAGACGATGGATCGACTCGACATTGAGTATGACTTCCTGCCGCGGGAGAGTGAGATCCTTCATCTGGATTTCTGGTCGGCGGCGTTTGAAAAACTCAAGGAAGCTGGAGTTCTGACGTTCGAGGAAGCGGGAAAGAACAAAGGCTGCTGGGTGATGCGGCGGGCGGGGACTGCAAAAGCCTTAACCACGGAGGTCACGGAGGGCACAGAGGAAGGCAATATCTCCGAGGAAGATCAGAAAGTGATTGTGCGGTCGAACGGGACCGTGGGGTATGTGGGGAAGGATATCGCCTATCACATGTGGAAGTTCGGGCTGCTGGGGCGCGATTTTGGATATCGCAAGTTTTTCCGGTATCCCAACCAACATGACTGTTGGATCTCGACCGAGCACGGAGAGAAGGATCATCCTCACTTTGGCGATGTGGCGGAAATTTATAACGTGATCGATGCGCGGCAGGCGGAGGCGCAGAACACGGTGATTGAGGCGTTGCGCGGGTTGGGTCATAACGAGGCGGCGGACCGCTATACGCATTTTTCTTATGAGATGGTCGCCCTCACGCCGCGATGCGCGGCGGAACTCGGCTACGAACTGAGCGATGAGGACAAGGCGCGGCCGTGGATCGAAGTTTCGGGGCGCAAGGGGTTTGGGGTCAAGGCAGACGATCTGATCGATAAGCTGATTGCGTCGGCGCGGAAAGAAGTGGATTCGCGGCATCCGGAGATTAGTGACACCGAGCGGGCGGAGATTGCGACGCAGATTGCGATTGGGGCGTTGCGATTCTTCATGCTGAAGTACACCAAGCCGTCAGTGATTGCGTTTGATTTCAAGGACGCGCTCAGTTTCGAGGGTGAGACCGGGCCGTACGCGCAGTACGCGGTGGTGCGAGCCATGAATATCTTTCGCAAGGGTGGATTCGATCCAGCAAAATTTGTTGCAGAGGCACACGGAGACGGGGCGAGCCCCGTCTCTACGGCGGATTTTGCTAAATATCTTGACGGGCCCGAAGGGGATGCGATCTGGGAGCTGTGGCTGACGGCGGCGAAGACTTCTTTTATAGTGCGGCAGTGCATCGCTACGACGGAGCCTGCTTATCTTGCGAAGCACGCGTTTCAGATGGCGCAGTTGTTCAACACGTTCTATCACCGGCATCCGATCCTCGTTGAGGCCGATGAAGGGCGGAAGGCGTTTCTGTTGACAACCGCGGCCGTGGCGCGGCGGGAACTGACGCGCGTGCTATCTGCCTTGGGAATCAGCGTTCCCAGCGTGATGTAA
- the larC gene encoding nickel pincer cofactor biosynthesis protein LarC, producing the protein MRIAYLDCFSGISGDMFLGALVDAGVSPKILEDTVAALDIGAHLEISRVVRSGIAATKVDMHAHGEKDSPREVESSPRDHTHSHDKHDHAHDHSHDGSHQHAHSHDHESHSHSHGRGLNEIRVIIQKASISATAKVTAVRIFEALGAAEAEIHNTSIDKVHFHEVGAVDAMVDIVCAAVGAESLAIDEWICSPLNVGSGTVKCAHGTLPVPAPATLKLLKDAPVYSSGPTVELVTPTGAAILRTLVTRFASFPSMTVAQAGYGAGTRDFPQHPNVLRLTIGTSTQDVHLTSETISVLEANLDDLSPQVLAYASEKLLSDGALDVFSIPVQMKKGRAGSLLTVLCKPGDTDRLTKLIFAETSTLGVRSREEHRQTLARRWETVKTSWGDVRIKIASMNGSISNYAPEYEDCRALAEANQVPLKAVIEEAMRQYKSR; encoded by the coding sequence ATGCGCATTGCCTACTTAGACTGTTTTTCCGGCATCAGCGGCGACATGTTCCTCGGCGCCCTAGTCGATGCCGGAGTGTCTCCCAAAATATTGGAAGACACCGTCGCGGCATTGGATATCGGTGCGCACCTGGAAATTTCTCGTGTCGTCCGCAGCGGAATCGCCGCCACCAAAGTGGATATGCACGCGCACGGAGAAAAAGATTCGCCGCGTGAAGTGGAATCAAGCCCGCGCGATCACACTCATTCCCACGACAAGCATGATCATGCCCATGATCATTCCCACGATGGCTCGCACCAGCACGCCCATTCTCATGATCACGAAAGCCATTCGCATTCCCACGGCCGTGGCCTGAATGAAATCCGCGTCATCATCCAGAAGGCATCGATCAGCGCCACTGCCAAAGTCACCGCGGTCCGCATCTTTGAGGCTCTGGGCGCGGCCGAAGCCGAGATACACAACACGTCCATCGACAAAGTTCACTTCCACGAAGTCGGCGCCGTCGATGCGATGGTCGACATCGTCTGCGCCGCGGTTGGAGCCGAATCCCTGGCCATCGATGAATGGATCTGCTCGCCTCTCAACGTCGGCAGCGGAACTGTAAAATGCGCCCACGGCACTCTCCCCGTGCCCGCGCCCGCGACCCTGAAATTACTCAAGGACGCGCCTGTATATTCGTCGGGTCCCACTGTTGAACTGGTGACGCCGACCGGAGCAGCCATCTTGAGGACGCTCGTCACGCGCTTCGCTTCCTTTCCGTCGATGACGGTCGCGCAAGCCGGATACGGCGCGGGCACTCGCGATTTCCCGCAGCATCCGAATGTCCTGCGCTTGACCATCGGAACCTCGACGCAAGATGTCCACCTGACCAGCGAGACCATCTCTGTCCTCGAAGCCAACCTCGACGACCTCAGTCCGCAAGTGCTGGCCTATGCGTCCGAGAAACTACTATCCGATGGCGCCCTCGACGTTTTCAGCATTCCCGTGCAGATGAAGAAGGGCCGCGCCGGATCGTTGCTGACCGTGCTCTGCAAGCCCGGTGACACGGATCGCCTGACCAAGTTAATTTTTGCGGAGACCTCGACACTCGGCGTCCGGAGCCGCGAAGAACATCGTCAGACACTCGCCCGCCGCTGGGAAACCGTGAAAACATCCTGGGGCGACGTACGGATTAAGATCGCCAGCATGAATGGCAGCATCTCTAACTATGCGCCCGAATACGAAGACTGCCGCGCCCTGGCCGAAGCCAATCAGGTGCCGCTGAAAGCAGTTATCGAAGAAGCAATGCGACAATACAAGAGCCGCTAG
- the metG gene encoding methionine--tRNA ligase, whose product MSNKFYITTPIYYVNARPHIGHAYTTIACDTIARRHRMLGDDTWFLTGTDEHGQKIERAAQAAGKTPQQFADEVSDSFRTSWERLGLSYDDFIRTTSDRHKQGVQALWRKIRDNGYIYKGTYTGQYCVYDELYVDAVGPGAPCPDCGRPTETVHEENYYFKLSAFTDKLIQLYTEHPDFIRPETRRNEVMSFVKGGLRDLSISRSTFSWGIPVPDDPKHVVYVWLDALANYITALGYGQADTSKYEKFWPGVHMIGKEIVRFHCVYWPAFLMAAGLPLPKGIVAHGWLLFEENKMSKSRGNIVRTETIVDVLGIDALRYFLLREIVFGQDGSFSFDALVQRYNADLANGLGNLASRTLTMISRYFKGEVPYPSQTGRKPADDAVAEAARKTIAEFGSLFDQYQFSRALEVAWGLVAAVDKYIVENEPWSLGEKQDEESRARLATVLYTSAEALRIVTALAYPVIPTAAAKIWTQLGLGDIAKFDLSTLQWGQLHLGTKLGEIQAVFPRADKSAVERMHKMEEQKDSVGTGLAPAQPSEARQASAATATPPPAVPAKPAPAIPEGKISIDDFAKVELRVALVKTAERVKGADKLLRIEVDLGTEVRQLVAGIAEAYEPEALIGRKVVIVANLAPRKLRGLESNGMIVAASPEGGKPVLASFLEDVPIGTRLK is encoded by the coding sequence ATGAGCAATAAGTTCTACATCACGACCCCGATCTACTATGTCAATGCGCGTCCGCATATCGGACACGCCTACACGACCATTGCCTGCGACACCATCGCGCGCCGCCACCGCATGCTTGGCGACGACACCTGGTTCCTCACCGGCACCGATGAGCATGGACAAAAAATCGAGCGCGCTGCGCAAGCCGCCGGCAAAACTCCACAACAGTTCGCCGACGAAGTCTCCGATTCCTTCCGCACCAGTTGGGAGCGTCTCGGCCTTTCTTACGACGATTTCATTCGCACGACATCCGATCGCCACAAGCAGGGTGTCCAGGCCCTGTGGCGCAAAATTCGCGACAACGGATACATCTACAAAGGCACATACACCGGCCAATACTGCGTCTATGACGAACTTTACGTCGACGCCGTCGGCCCCGGCGCTCCCTGCCCCGATTGCGGACGCCCCACCGAAACCGTCCACGAAGAGAATTACTACTTCAAGCTTTCCGCCTTCACGGACAAATTGATCCAGCTCTACACCGAGCATCCTGACTTCATCCGCCCCGAAACGCGCCGCAACGAAGTCATGTCGTTTGTGAAGGGCGGACTGCGCGATCTCTCGATCAGCCGCAGCACGTTCTCGTGGGGTATCCCGGTACCCGACGATCCCAAGCACGTGGTCTATGTCTGGCTCGACGCGCTCGCCAACTACATCACCGCGCTCGGGTACGGGCAGGCCGATACTTCCAAGTACGAGAAATTCTGGCCCGGCGTGCACATGATCGGCAAAGAGATCGTGCGCTTTCACTGTGTGTACTGGCCGGCATTCCTGATGGCCGCGGGCCTTCCCTTGCCGAAAGGGATCGTCGCCCACGGCTGGTTGCTGTTTGAAGAAAACAAGATGTCGAAGTCGCGCGGCAATATCGTGCGCACCGAAACCATTGTCGACGTTCTCGGTATCGATGCGCTGCGTTATTTCCTGCTGCGCGAAATTGTCTTCGGACAGGACGGCTCCTTCAGCTTCGACGCGCTCGTTCAGCGGTACAACGCCGATCTCGCCAACGGTCTCGGCAACCTGGCCAGCCGCACGCTGACCATGATCAGCCGTTACTTCAAGGGCGAAGTTCCCTACCCGTCGCAGACTGGACGCAAGCCTGCCGACGACGCCGTCGCTGAAGCCGCTCGCAAGACGATCGCGGAATTCGGCAGCCTCTTCGATCAGTATCAATTTTCGCGCGCACTCGAAGTGGCCTGGGGATTGGTCGCAGCCGTCGACAAGTACATCGTCGAAAACGAGCCCTGGTCTCTCGGCGAGAAACAGGACGAAGAAAGCCGCGCCCGTCTGGCGACCGTCCTTTATACGAGTGCCGAAGCCTTGCGCATCGTCACTGCACTCGCTTATCCCGTGATTCCGACCGCGGCCGCAAAGATCTGGACTCAGCTCGGCCTCGGAGACATTGCGAAGTTCGACCTATCCACCCTGCAATGGGGACAACTTCACCTGGGCACCAAGCTCGGCGAAATACAGGCCGTGTTCCCGCGCGCCGACAAATCCGCGGTAGAGAGGATGCACAAAATGGAAGAACAGAAAGACAGTGTGGGGACAGGTCTTGCACCTGCCCAGCCGAGCGAAGCTCGGCAAGCGTCGGCGGCCACAGCAACTCCGCCCCCGGCCGTACCTGCGAAACCCGCTCCCGCAATTCCCGAGGGCAAAATCAGCATCGACGATTTTGCCAAGGTCGAGTTGCGCGTCGCCCTGGTGAAAACCGCCGAGCGCGTCAAAGGCGCCGACAAGCTCCTGCGCATCGAAGTCGACCTCGGCACCGAAGTCCGCCAACTCGTAGCCGGAATCGCCGAAGCCTACGAACCCGAAGCTCTCATCGGCAGAAAAGTCGTCATCGTTGCCAACCTCGCTCCACGCAAACTCCGCGGACTCGAATCCAACGGCATGATCGTCGCCGCGTCTCCCGAAGGCGGTAAGCCAGTGCTGGCCAGCTTTCTGGAGGACGTCCCGATTGGCACGAGGCTGAAGTAG
- a CDS encoding TatD family hydrolase, with the protein MFIDSHAHLEGKRYDSDRDEVLARAKANGIETYLAIGNGEGPDTADCGIRLAEQYSGKPEYPEIWASIGIHPHEAHLANDAAYARLNEWARHPKVIAWGEIGLDYFYDHSPRDIQKAVFLQQIELARAAKLPIIIHCRPSDNSENAWDDCLSLISEHWAPTGLGGILHCFTGTVEHARRGLDLGFLISFAGNITFPKAQNIRNAAQIVPLDRILIETDSPYLAPIPHRGKRNEPAFVKEVARQIGELRTLSPEEVGSQTTENFYKFFKLREKFEKHTPRA; encoded by the coding sequence ATGTTCATCGATTCGCACGCCCATCTCGAAGGCAAACGCTACGATTCTGATCGCGACGAAGTGCTTGCCCGTGCGAAAGCGAACGGCATCGAAACCTACCTCGCGATCGGCAACGGCGAAGGCCCTGACACCGCCGACTGCGGAATCCGTCTCGCCGAGCAATATTCCGGCAAGCCGGAATACCCGGAAATATGGGCGAGCATCGGCATTCATCCACATGAAGCGCATCTTGCCAACGATGCCGCCTACGCCCGTTTGAATGAATGGGCGCGCCATCCCAAGGTAATCGCGTGGGGCGAAATCGGACTCGATTACTTTTACGACCACTCGCCGCGTGACATTCAAAAAGCCGTCTTCCTGCAGCAGATAGAACTGGCCCGCGCGGCGAAGCTCCCGATCATCATCCATTGCCGCCCCTCCGACAACAGCGAAAATGCCTGGGACGACTGCCTTTCCCTGATCTCCGAACACTGGGCTCCCACCGGCCTCGGCGGGATTCTCCACTGCTTCACGGGAACGGTCGAGCACGCGCGCCGCGGACTCGACCTCGGCTTCCTGATTTCCTTTGCCGGGAACATTACCTTCCCCAAAGCGCAAAACATCCGCAACGCCGCTCAGATTGTCCCGCTGGACCGCATCCTGATCGAAACCGATTCGCCCTACCTCGCCCCCATCCCGCACCGTGGAAAGCGCAACGAACCGGCATTCGTGAAAGAAGTCGCCCGCCAGATTGGCGAACTCCGAACCCTCTCCCCCGAAGAAGTCGGCTCGCAAACCACCGAGAATTTCTACAAATTTTTCAAACTCCGCGAAAAATTTGAAAAACACACACCCCGAGCTTGA
- a CDS encoding YajQ family cyclic di-GMP-binding protein, whose translation MPDNTFDIASKIDMQEVSNAIQQAMKEITTRFDLKDSKSSIELEGKDAIILHSADEYKLKHVNDVFQQKLVKRNVSLKGLTYGPVEPAAGSTAKQKITMQQGIPIEKAREIVKLIKESKKKVQASIQGDVVRVSGKDRDSLQEIIAMMRQHDFGIDMQFTNHRTN comes from the coding sequence ATGCCCGATAACACTTTCGATATCGCAAGCAAAATCGACATGCAGGAAGTTTCCAACGCCATCCAGCAGGCGATGAAGGAAATCACTACCCGCTTCGATCTCAAGGACTCAAAGTCCAGCATCGAACTCGAAGGCAAGGACGCCATCATCCTGCACTCTGCCGACGAGTACAAACTGAAGCACGTCAACGATGTCTTCCAGCAGAAGCTCGTCAAACGCAATGTCTCGCTCAAGGGTCTGACCTACGGCCCCGTCGAGCCCGCCGCCGGCAGTACCGCGAAACAGAAGATCACCATGCAGCAAGGCATCCCGATCGAAAAAGCGCGCGAGATCGTCAAGCTGATCAAGGAATCGAAGAAAAAAGTGCAAGCATCCATCCAGGGAGACGTAGTGCGCGTCAGCGGCAAAGACCGCGATTCCCTGCAAGAAATCATTGCCATGATGCGGCAGCACGATTTCGGAATTGATATGCAGTTTACGAATCACCGTACGAATTAG
- a CDS encoding polyprenyl synthetase family protein, with translation MSATTVINGKEIFDLLRDDLVAIEDEFGRDTVSNVAAITEIGEYLRAGGGKRIRPALLLLSAKLLNYKGNGAVKMASVVEIIHTATLVHDDIIDEAQIRRGRPAANTQWGNSKCVLAGDWLYMQAFKIAVQERNFRILDVLIELTQQMVEGELLQMEKLGKMISLQEHLDLIYRKTACLFSVCMRAGGILGGATAEQEERLGQYGRDLGLAFQIVDDVLDLTASESVLGKPVASDLREGKATMAIIHALERCTPAERRQIETVMLDRAFNGVTHADILAILHRYGSLDFASKEAARYAESARNAICAFPDSEIKRALLWAPEFVVAREK, from the coding sequence GTGAGCGCAACCACCGTCATTAACGGAAAAGAAATCTTCGACCTGCTCCGGGACGACCTCGTCGCCATTGAAGACGAATTTGGCCGCGACACCGTTTCCAACGTCGCCGCCATCACCGAGATCGGCGAATACCTTCGCGCCGGCGGCGGCAAACGCATCCGTCCCGCACTCCTGCTACTTTCCGCCAAGCTCCTGAACTACAAAGGCAACGGCGCAGTGAAGATGGCCTCGGTGGTTGAGATCATTCACACCGCCACGCTCGTCCACGACGACATCATCGACGAAGCCCAGATCCGCCGCGGACGTCCCGCCGCCAATACGCAGTGGGGCAATTCGAAGTGCGTACTCGCCGGCGATTGGCTCTACATGCAGGCTTTTAAAATCGCCGTGCAGGAGCGCAACTTCCGCATCCTCGACGTCCTCATCGAACTCACGCAGCAGATGGTCGAAGGCGAACTGCTGCAGATGGAAAAGCTCGGCAAGATGATCTCGCTGCAAGAGCATCTCGACCTGATCTATCGCAAGACAGCGTGCCTGTTTTCCGTTTGCATGCGCGCTGGTGGAATCCTCGGCGGCGCGACTGCCGAACAGGAAGAGCGCCTCGGACAATATGGACGCGACCTCGGCCTAGCTTTCCAGATCGTCGACGACGTGCTCGATCTCACTGCCTCCGAGAGTGTCCTCGGCAAGCCAGTCGCCAGTGACCTGCGCGAAGGCAAGGCGACCATGGCCATCATCCACGCGCTCGAACGCTGCACGCCCGCCGAACGCCGTCAGATCGAGACCGTCATGCTCGACCGCGCCTTCAACGGAGTCACGCACGCCGACATATTGGCCATTCTGCACCGCTATGGATCATTGGACTTCGCTTCGAAAGAAGCGGCCCGTTATGCCGAGTCCGCGCGCAACGCCATCTGCGCCTTCCCGGACTCTGAAATCAAACGCGCGTTGCTCTGGGCACCGGAATTCGTAGTCGCCAGAGAGAAATAG
- a CDS encoding VTT domain-containing protein, whose translation MDDLLPLLSRHGYLILGAFCFAEAIGLPLPAALAILTAGAVSAYGKLNIYSVIGLGCVSMLVGDLILYFTGRFSGWALLGLLCRLSANPETCILRSAEYFYKRGKQTLLFAKFIPGINTMSPPLAGSMKMRLGQFLQFDALGALFYVGAYSLAGYIFSDFLRAITRGVRSAGSAAEVVLGVGLAAYVVYRIWMYRKYRMLDMVPRVPVEELARRLASAEAPNVIVADVRSHGYYDAASERIAGSVRLEPNNLEEEIKNLPLDREIYLYCT comes from the coding sequence ATGGACGATCTCCTCCCACTTCTCTCTCGTCACGGCTACCTGATCCTGGGAGCGTTCTGCTTTGCGGAAGCGATCGGACTGCCATTGCCCGCCGCGCTCGCCATCCTGACTGCCGGCGCCGTCTCGGCCTATGGCAAATTAAACATCTATTCTGTGATCGGCCTCGGGTGCGTCTCGATGCTGGTTGGTGATTTGATTCTCTACTTCACTGGACGCTTCAGCGGATGGGCTTTGCTCGGCCTGCTCTGCCGCCTGTCGGCCAATCCTGAAACTTGCATCCTCCGTTCCGCTGAATATTTTTATAAGCGCGGCAAGCAGACTCTGCTCTTCGCCAAGTTCATTCCCGGCATCAACACCATGTCGCCCCCACTTGCCGGCAGCATGAAAATGCGGCTGGGCCAGTTCCTGCAATTCGACGCACTCGGAGCGCTCTTCTACGTCGGAGCGTATTCCCTGGCCGGTTACATTTTCAGCGATTTCCTGCGCGCCATCACCCGTGGAGTCCGCTCCGCCGGGTCAGCCGCGGAAGTTGTTCTCGGCGTCGGTCTCGCCGCCTACGTCGTCTACCGCATTTGGATGTACCGAAAATACCGCATGCTCGACATGGTTCCGCGCGTGCCCGTGGAAGAACTCGCCCGCCGCCTGGCATCCGCCGAAGCGCCCAATGTCATCGTCGCCGACGTCCGCAGCCATGGATACTACGACGCCGCTTCCGAACGTATCGCCGGATCGGTTCGCCTCGAACCCAACAATCTGGAGGAAGAGATCAAGAATCTCCCGCTCGACCGGGAAATTTATCTCTACTGTACTTGA
- a CDS encoding nucleotidyltransferase family protein codes for MGRDKALLPWPADSSNPHETFLSSSIRLFAPHVDLVLVVAGKNEPELAPIVYARGASVVVNPDPSRGQFSSLQAGLHEVLNRGRDAAMITLVDRPPVQPATLQFLIDEFERILAHSIWAVVPEFQGKHGHPILVGREMIEAFLRAPATASAREIMHAHQDRIAYVPVDDPFAAANIDTPEQYAALPAPTT; via the coding sequence ATGGGTCGCGATAAGGCTCTACTACCCTGGCCTGCCGACTCCTCCAATCCCCATGAGACATTTTTGTCCTCCTCGATCCGGCTCTTCGCTCCCCACGTTGACCTCGTTTTAGTCGTCGCCGGAAAGAACGAGCCTGAATTGGCGCCCATCGTCTACGCGCGTGGCGCATCTGTCGTCGTCAACCCCGATCCTTCGCGGGGGCAATTCAGTTCCCTGCAGGCTGGCCTCCATGAAGTTCTGAATCGCGGACGCGACGCCGCCATGATTACGCTCGTGGACCGTCCCCCTGTGCAACCTGCAACCCTTCAGTTCCTGATCGATGAATTCGAACGCATCCTCGCCCACTCGATCTGGGCCGTCGTCCCCGAATTCCAGGGCAAGCATGGACATCCAATTCTTGTTGGACGCGAAATGATCGAAGCCTTTCTGCGCGCTCCCGCCACGGCCAGCGCCCGCGAAATCATGCACGCGCATCAAGACCGCATCGCATACGTTCCGGTCGACGATCCTTTCGCTGCCGCAAATATCGATACGCCTGAGCAGTACGCAGCCTTGCCCGCCCCCACCACCTAG